AAATAGATTTTTTTGTTGTTTTATTGTCGGATAGTTCTCTGGAGAGTAAATATGTGCAAAGGGAAATTTCCGAAGCGATAAGACTGTGTCAATGCAAACCAGGGAACATTAAAAAAATCTTCCCTTTAATAATAGATGATACAATTGATAGTTCTGATCTGAGAATACATGAATATATTAAACAACAAAATGTTTTTCGCCCCACTTCTATGAAAAGTGCAGCGAAAATCATTGAAGAGGAAGTCATTCACGAACTAAGCAACATGTAAGTTTTTAAAAAAATGTTCTTTTTACAGGGATACCGTTCCCCCTCGATTCCGGTAATAATGTAATCCCCTTTGCTAATATAATGCTTACCTTCCAAAGTTTTAATAAAGGGGACTTTTCCCGTTTCAACGGGGTTTTCATAACCATTTATAACTAATCCGGATTTAATGGCTACTTCAAAATCATCAAATCCGTCTTCTAACCCAAATGTATACTCAACAGCCTCAACTGGTATAGGTTTTTTGACATATTTGGCCATATTTTTCACCTCACTCTTATTATTTCTGGTTTTCTAAAACTTTAAACCAATGAACTTTATTCATTTTATGTCATGCTTTATATATGAGTGACTCCAGTACATAAGTAAAGAACTAGCTTTATTATTAATAGCTAGTTCTTTACTTAACAATATTTAAAATTCATCCTCTAAATAGGCTTAATAAGGAATAAGGTTTAAATTTACGGGTTTACTTATTTTAATTTCAGAGGAAGGGTTGTCATGGACAATACCATTAAATCGGAGAAATACATACAAGACAGGGTGAATGAGCAGATACATTGGTATTCGACTATGAGTAAACGGAATCAAAGAATGTACAAACTTCTAAAAACCATTGAAATTGTCTTCGCAGCTTTAATTCCCTTTCTTGTTACTTTTGTTTCTTCCGGTTTTAGCTCTATTAAAGTTATTGTAGGTATTTTAGGTATATCAATCACTATTATAAGCAGCCTCCTGGCTTTGTATCGATTCCAGGAGAATTGGCTGGAGTTCAGAACAACGGCAGAATCCTTAAAACGGGAGAAGTTTCTTTTTCTTGCCCGAGTTAACATCTATAACTCAGATAATGCACTCCCACTATTTGTCCAAAGAGTCGAAGATTTAATGTCTAAAGAAAATACCAGATGGCTCCACAACATGACAAAAAAAGCATATGAATCGAAAAGCTCCTGCAAAGAACAATAACAGTCATCCATTTATTCAGCGAGTCATTGTCCCAACCCTTGGGTTTTTAAAAAAATTCTTGTATTTGAAAAAGACTGCCTCTATTAGAAAAAGCACGTTAAAACGATACTAACACTTTTTCAACGAACACTCTTGCCAATTCAGGATCAAACTGCGTACCGGCATTTTTCATAATTTCCGCTATAGCTTCCTCTTTATTAAAAGCCTTTCGATAAGGTCGTTGGCTGGTCATCGCATCATAAGTGTCAGCAAGCGCAAGTATTCTTGCTTTAGCAGGGATAGCCTCACCTTTTAAGCCTCTGGGATAACCAGTTCCATCCCATCTTTCATGATGGGTTAATATACAATCAGCTAGTTCTAACATTTCACTCGTAGAACTTAATATTCTATAGCCGATATCCGGATGGCGTTTTATTTCATTCCGCTCCTGCTCTGTAAGTTTCCCAGGTTTATT
This Desulfosporosinus orientis DSM 765 DNA region includes the following protein-coding sequences:
- a CDS encoding toll/interleukin-1 receptor domain-containing protein, which encodes MLGIFFAYSHKDKEKLYNLIENLNSLKNYCELIYYQKTLPEKNKKEDFFLKLLSEIDFFVVLLSDSSLESKYVQREISEAIRLCQCKPGNIKKIFPLIIDDTIDSSDLRIHEYIKQQNVFRPTSMKSAAKIIEEEVIHELSNM
- a CDS encoding DUF4231 domain-containing protein — translated: MDNTIKSEKYIQDRVNEQIHWYSTMSKRNQRMYKLLKTIEIVFAALIPFLVTFVSSGFSSIKVIVGILGISITIISSLLALYRFQENWLEFRTTAESLKREKFLFLARVNIYNSDNALPLFVQRVEDLMSKENTRWLHNMTKKAYESKSSCKEQ